Genomic window (Wenzhouxiangella marina):
AGAGCGATCCCGTCGAGCTGATGGGCGAGGAGTTCGACACGGTCGTCGTCCAGCGCGGCGATTCCCTGTCGGTGATCGCGCAGCGCGAACTGGGCGATGCCCTGCAGTTCTTCGCCCTGGCGCGCTACAACGGCATTCGTTCTCCGCGCCGCATGGCGCCGGGGATCGAGCTGAAGATTCCCCAGTCGCTTCGTCGGACCGAGGCCGAGCCGACGGTCGACGAGCCGGTGCAGGCCGACGCGGCCCCGACCATGATGGCCGAGCCCGAAGCCGCACCGATCGTGGCGCCGGGCGCGGGCCTGACCCTGGCCGGCACGCGCCTGCTCGAGGCCGGTCGAGCCCAGCAGGCGATTGCCCTGCTGTCGGCCGGCGCCAGCGCCGGCAATCTCGATTCCGACGGAGAGCGCGTGCTGGTGGACGCGGCGCTGGTCCGGGCGGGAGAACTCGCCGAAGCTCAGGAACTGCAGGAAGCCTCGATCATGCTCGACGAGGTCGACGCCATCCTGTCTCCGGCCGCCAGGCCGTTGCTCGAGCCGGCGCGTCGCCGACTGGCCGCCGAGCGGCTGATGCTCGACGGCATCGAGGAGCGTCGTGCCGGCCGCCTCGAACCCGCCCTGGCCTTGTTCCAGCAAGCCGCGGAACTCGACCCCGACAACGAGGCCCTGCTGAGCGAATCCCGCAACGTCCGCGATCTGCTGGTCGCCCAGCTGCACGATCAGGCCCTGATCCACTACCGGGACCAGGCCCTGGACGATGCCATCGAACTCTGGCAGCAGGTCGGCGAACTCGACCCCGACTTCGAACCCGCCCGCGTCTATCTGGAGCGCGCCCTGGCGCTGCGCGAGCGGCTCCAGGAGCTGGACTGAGCGTCAGGCGCCCTTGGCCGGGGCGTTTTCGCTTTGCGATGGTAAGCTTGCCGACATGCGCAATTCCGATCTCATCATCGAGCGCCTGCAGGTCGAATTGCCGGGCGTGATCGCGATTCATGCCTTCGGCAGTCGCGCCGCGCAACAGTCCCGGCCCGACAGTGATCTCGATCTTGCAGTGCTCGGCGAGCGGCCGTTCGACGCAAGGCGTTTGTGGGCTGTGGCCAGTGCGCTGGCCTCGAGGTTGAATATGGACGTGGATCTGGTCGATCTGCGGACGGCCTCGACGGTCATGCAGCATCAGATCCTGACCACGGGCGAACGCTTGTGGGCTGCAGACTCGCGAGCCGATCTCTTCGAAGCGACCGTGCTCAACGACAAGTTCGATCTTGATGTTGATCGCCAGGCGCTCCTGGAGCGGATTCACCGCGAGGGTAGGGTGCACGGTGGATGATGTCCTGATCAACAAGTCGGCGACGATCGAGCGCTGCGTGGCCCGTGCCCGAGAAGAGTTTGACGGGGATCCCGAGCAGTTCGCCGTCAACGTCACGCGACAGGATGCCGCGATACTCAATATCCAGCGCGCCTGCGAAGCGGCGCTGGATCTCGGGCATTACCTGATTCGCCGCGATCGTCTTGGCGTGCCCCAGAGTTCACGCGACGTGTTCGACGTGCTGGCCGGATCGTCGGTCATTTCGCCCTCCCTCGCCGACGCCATGAAGCGAATGGTCGGTTTCCGAAATATCGCCGTTCACGAATATCAGCGACTGCAGATCCCCATCGTGATCGCCATCATCGAAGGCCACCTCGAGGAATTCCTGGACTACAGTGCCAGCTTGCTGAAGCGCGGCTAGGCTACTAGTCCCACCGTAAGTATTGCCTCATTCAGCTTGTCTCTCAGCGCTCGTGGCAAGGCGTTGGTGCGAAGTGCGTAGCCGGGCCTACGTTGAGCACCAACAACGCAGTCCACGGGCGCTGAGAGGCAAGCCCTGCGGGTGCTCCGGACGAGTCCGCCTGCGGCGTTAAAGTGCCTTGACGTAGACTGACTATGCCTTCGGCACTTTGCCTTGCAGGCGAATCCGTCCGGAGCCCTGAATGTGGCAATACTTACGGTGGGACTAGTAGCCGCGCCGGGCCTTGGCAAAGGCGGCGGCGAGGCTGCCCTCGCGGGACGGCGAATCCTTCGATTCCCGCTGACCGGTCGGCTGGCCCTTGCGCTGCCCCTGGCTCGGCTTGCGAGGGCCGGCCTTGCGTGGTGCTTCGCTTCGGGTCTCGCTACCTTCCTCGCCCGGCAGCGGGTCGTCCAGGCGCAGGCTCAGTGCGATGCGCTTGCGATGCAGATCGACGTCCATCACCTTGACCTTCACCACCTGACCGGTCTTGACCACCGTTCGGGGATCCTTGACGAACTGATGGCTCATGGCGCTGATGTGGACCAGCCCGTCTTGATGCACGCCCAGATCGACGAAGGCACCAAAGGCGGCGACGTTGCTGACCGTGCCTTCGAGGATCATGCCGGGCTTCAGGTCGCCGATCGTTTCCACGCCTTCCGTGAACTTCGCCGTCTTGAACTCCGGGCGTGGATCGCGGCCGGGTTTTTCCAGCTCTTTCAGGATGTCGCGCACCGTCGGCAGGCCGAAGCGCTCGTCGGTGAACTCCTCGGCGTTGAGGGCGCGCAGGGTCGAGGTCTGCCCGATGACCTCGGTCACCGGCTTTCCGAGCCGCTCGAGGATGCGCTTGACCACCGGGTAGGCTTCCGGGTGGACCGCCGAGGCGTCGAGCGGGTCCTTTCCGTCGGCGATGCGCAGAAAGCCGGCCGCCTGCTCGAAGGTCTTGTCACCCAGGCGAGGGACCTTCTTCAGGTCGAGTCGACGCGCGAAGGCGCCATGCTGATCGCGATGCGCGACGATGTTCTCGGCCACCGTGGCGTTCAGTCCGGCCACGCGAGCGAGCAGGGCGGCCGAGGCCGTGTTGACGTGCACGCCCACGGCATTCACGCAGTCCTCGACCTTGGCGTCGAGGGCCTTTGCCAGGCGGTGCTGCTCCACATCGTGCTGATACTGGCCGACGCCGATGGCCTTCGGCTCGATCTTGACCAGCTCGGCGAGCGGATCCTGCAGGCGTCGGGCGATCGAGACCGCGCCGCGCAGGCTCACGTCCAGGTTCGGAAACTCCTGCGCCGCCAGCTCCGAGGCGGAATACACGGAAGCGCCCGACTCACTCACCACCAGGCTCTGGATGCCTCGCAGCTGCAGGTCCTTGAGCGCCCCGGCCACGAACTGATCGGTCTCTCTTGAAGCGGTGCCGTTGCCGATGGCGATCAGCTCCACGCCGTGCTGCCTGCACAGACGGCCCAGCACCTCGGTCGCCTCGCGGCGCTGATTGCGCGGCGGCAGGGGATAGAGCGTCGCCGTATCGAGGAGCTTGCCGGTCGCGTCGATCACCACCGCCTTGATGCCCGTGCGCAGGCCGGGGTCCAGTCCCAGCACCGTGCGCGCCCCGGCGGGTGCGGCCAGCAGCAGATCGCCCAGGTTGTCGCCGAACACGCGGATCGCCTCGGCCTCGGCGCGCTCGCGCGCGGCCACCATCAGCTCCACCTGCAGGTTCATCTGCAGCCGCGCCTTCCAGGCCAGGCGGCAGCCGTCCAGCAGCCAGCGGTCAGCGGGCCGACCCTGATCGGCAATGCCCAGATGATGCGCGACACGGCCGATCGCCTGGGCATGGCCCTGTTCCGGGTCGTTGCCGGGCTCCAGCTGCAGCGACAGCACGCCCTCGTTGCGCCCGCGCAGAATCGCCAGCAAGCGATGCGACGGCGCCTTGACCAGGGGCTCGGAATACTCGAAGTAGTCCTGGTACTTGCGGCCTTCCTGCTCCTTGCCCTTCATCACCCGGGTCTCGAGCTGGGCGCAGGCACCGTACCAGTCGCGCAACTCGCCGACCAGATCGGCCTGCTCGCCAGCCCGCTCGATCAGGATCTGCCGGGCCCCATCCAGGGCATCGCTGGCGGATTCGATCTTGTGCTCGGGGTTCAGGAAGGCGCCAGCGGCATCCTCGGGCGCAAGCGAGGGATCGCTCAGCAGCTGATCGAGCAGCGGTTCCAGCCCGGCTTCCCGTGCGATCTGCGCTTTCGTGCGCCGCTTCGGCTTGTAGGGCAGGTAGAGGTCCTCCAGCCGCGCCTTCGTGTCCGCCTGCTCGATCGCAGACTTCAACTCGTCGGTCAGCTTCCCCTGCTCCTCGATGCTCGCCAGCACCGTCGCGCGCCGGTCCTCCAACTCGCGCAGATAGCTCAGGCGTGTCTCGAGGGTTCGCAGCTGCGTGTCATCGAGCCCACCGGTCACTTCCTTTCGATACCGGGCGATAAAGGGCACGGTGGCCCCTTCGTCCAGCAGCTGGACGGCGGCGTCCACCTGGGCTTCACGGGCGTCGATGTCGTCGGCAATTCGGCGGGCGATGGAGCGAGCAGTGCGGTCGGTCATGGGCAGTGGCGTGGTTGAGAGCGCAGCGCCGGATTATCCCCAATCCATCCGAGCAGAACCATCTTGACAGCCTGGGGAAGGTCCGTTCCAGCACCGATTCTGCGATTGGCGGCAAAAAACCGTGCTGATCCCACCATGGCCAGCGATGAAACCACCTCAACAAGGAGAGCCCCCATGCGACGCGCAGCGTTCATCTTCCTGATCTGCCTGGCCAGCCCGCTCTGGGCACAGTGCACGCCCGAGCGCCTGGCGCGCATCGAAGCCGCCGCCCTCGAGCACGACATCGAGCCCGCCTACGCCGTGGCCATCGCTCGTCTGAGCTCGGACTGCCGCGCCCACCATCAGGATGCAGCCGGGCGCCTCGGCGTTCTGGGCGTCCGCCCGGAACTACTCGGTGATCACCTCGACTGCCCTGCGGCCAGCCTCTTCGATCCCGAGCACAATGTGGACGCAGGGCTCGATCTCCTGGCCCGTCTCCTCGAACAGTTCGGCGACTGGGAGCGCGCCCTCGGCGTATACCGGTCCGGCCGACAGTCGATGGATGCCCGCACCCGGGCCTGGGTTCAGCAGGTGTTCCGTACAAGCCGCTGGCCGTCGATGCCAAGTGGCCCGGTCCGAGCCTTTCGCGACCCCCTCGACCTCGATGACTTCGGCCCGCGCTCGGCGCATTCAGCACCGCATCGCCACACTCCATGGTCTCGTCCCTGGCGCCGCATCCGGCACTGAGGCCAAGCACTTTGGAACCGGTGGCCGCTTGGTGATAAATTTATCCGGCATAGGGACTTGGCGTTCGCTTGGTCTGGCACCGGTTCTCTCCGGCCCGCCGGGCACGCCAGCATCACAGCCAATGACACTTGAGTGGCCGCTGATCGGCGGTCAAGATCCCGTGTCAATCCAGGGGACAGCATGAACCAGATCGGACGCTACACCATCCTCAAACGCCTTGGCGGCGGTGGCTTCGGCGAGGTCTTCCTCGGCGAAGACCCGCAGATCGGTCGCCAGGTGGCGATCAAGGTCTTCAAGCCCAAGGACGAGAACCTGATCGCCTTTGCGACCAGCTCCGACGAGGAAGGCCTGGAGATCTTGCGCGCGCGCTTCCTGAACGAAGCGAAGATCTTGGCCACCCTCGATGAAGAGCCCAACATCGTCAACGTCCTCGAATACGGCGAGACCGAGGACGGCGCACCCTACTACGTCATGCCCTATCTGCCAGGCTCCCTGGCTGAGGAGCTGGGCAAGGATGTCTTCGACGTCAATGCCCTCGAGGAACTGCCAGAGGCCCAGCGCCCCCGGGCACTTCCGCTGGATCGGAGCATCGAGGTCCTGGAGCAGCTGCTGACCGGCCTGGCAGCGGCACATTCGAAAGGCCTGATCCACCGCGACATCAAGCCCTCGAACCTGATGTTCTCCGAGTCCGGTCAGATCCGCATCGTCGACTTCGGCATCGCCAAGGCCCCTGACGGGCAGCACTCGACGGTCTCTCAACTAGGTATCGGCAGCCGCAACTACATGGCTCCCGAGCAACGCGAGAGCGCCAAGCACGTCGACGCGCGCGCCGACATTTACTCCGTGGGCGTCGTCGCCTACCGCATGCTCACCGGCAAGCTGCCCGTGGGCCGCTTCGCCGACCCCAACGTGGCCGTGCCACAGCTCGGCCAGGCGATGAACGACGTCCTGCTGGCCTTCCTGGCCCAGGTCAAGGCCGAGCGGCCTGCCGATGCGGCGGCAGCCCTGGCGCGTTTCCAGAAGGCGAAAGCCTCGGTGGGACAGGCAGGCAGTGAAAGCGACACGGGCACCTGGGCCGGCGGTGGCGAGGCCGAGGTCCGAGACGAACTCAAACCCCTGCGCGCGCGCATTGCCGAAGTGGTTGGCGAGCATGGCCGCATCCCCCCGCACGATCGCGAAGGTCTACTCGCCCTGGCCTCGATTGCGGACCTGGGCGAGACCGACCTTGATCGTTTGATTGACGAAGTGGTCAAGGCCGATCGGACCCTGGCTGCCAAGTCACGCGTGGTCGCCACCTTGACTCAACGCATTCAGGCCCGCAAGGGCGCCCTGGACGCCCGCGCCATGGAGAGCCTCGATGCGGCGGCCAGCGCCGTCGGCTGGGATCGCGAGAAGCTGCAGGCGCTGATGGATGAGCTCGTGTCCGAACTGGGTCTGGGCTCACAGCATTCCTATGCTGACCAAAGAGCGAGGCTCAGTAACAAGAACCAGGACAAGGCAAGCCGCCCGCTCCCCTTACGTGGCGTCGTCGCGGTGCTGGTCGTTGTACTGGTGCTCGGCGCCGGCGGCTACGGCGTGGTCCAGTGGAGAGAAGGGCAGATCTCCGATGCAGCAGCCGAGGAGGCCTGGCAGCTGGCGCAGGACGAGGACACGGTTGAGGCCTACGAGGACTTTATCGAGGTCTGGCCCGATTCGCGCGCTGTCCGGACGGCACGAGAACGACTTGCTGCCTTGGAGACTGAGGCTGTGGGGGCGACTCCGCAGCCGGGCGAGACGTTCCGAGACTGCCCCGACTGCCCCGAGATGGTGGTGATTCCAGCCGGTGAGTTCACGATGGGCAGCCCGGCGGGCGAGGCGGATCGCCAGGACAACGAGGGTCCCCAGCGGCAGGTGGATATTGCGGCCTTCGCCCTGGCTAAAACCGAGGTGACGGTGGCCGAGTTCCGTCGTTTTGTCGAGGCCACGGGCTACCGGACCGATGCGGAGAGAAACGCGGGCGGCAACGAGGGATGTTTTGCCTACCAGGGCGGCACCGATTTTGGCTTTACGCCGGATACGAGCTGGCGCAACCCGGGTTTCAGTCAGGGAGAGGAACACCCGGCCACCTGCCTGAGCTGGAACGACGCCCAGGCCTACGTGACCTGGCTGAGCGAACAGACCGGCGAGGACTACCGTCTGCCGAGCGAAGCGGAGCAGGAGTATGTCTTGCGCGCGGGCAGCCGCACGACTTTTCCCTGGGGCGGCAGCGCTGACGGCGCCTGCGGCCACGGCAACGTGCTGGACCGGACGGCCATCCGGAGTACGCTTTCTAATTGGGCTTCGATTGCGGTGGGCTGCACGGACAACCAGGTCTTTATGGCCCCGGTGGGGAGCTACCGTTCCAATGCCTTCGGCCTTCATGATGTCACGGGTAACGTATTGGAATGGGGTGCGGACTGCTGGAACGAGAGCTATCGCGGAGCGCCGAGCGATGGTCGTGCCTGGATGTCTGGAGATTGCGGCCGTGCGGTGCTGCGCGGTGGTTCCTGGTTCATCCTCGACCAGGGCCTGCGTTCGGCCAACCGCTACGGGGCCCCCCGCGACAACCGGGGCTCCACGGGCTTCCGTCCTGCCAGGTCCGTAACGCTTTGACCTTTGTTCTTTTACCCTTTGGCATCGCGGTAGCGATGCGGGGGCATGGGGGCGCAGCCCCATCGGCGCGGCGGGTTCGACTTGGACCGGCTGACAGGCGACTGAAGACCGATGCGCTTGCCGAAGCTGACAGATTTGCGTGGCGCCCCAAACTCGGTAACGATGTTTGCGTTTGATCAGTGTCGGGTGACGGCGAGCGAAGGCCTCCTGGTGGGCATAAGGTCTTTTGCACCGCGGTCATTGGAGCGCCTTTTGGAATTCCACCGCTAATCCGGCCATGATGGGGACAAACCGGGGATGAGTATCACTGAAATGCACAAGACCTTCATTGCCGCCTGGCTGCTGGCCCTGCTGCCCCTGATGGCGTCTGCCCAGCCCGCCCGTTCCGTCGC
Coding sequences:
- a CDS encoding Tex family protein, encoding MTDRTARSIARRIADDIDAREAQVDAAVQLLDEGATVPFIARYRKEVTGGLDDTQLRTLETRLSYLRELEDRRATVLASIEEQGKLTDELKSAIEQADTKARLEDLYLPYKPKRRTKAQIAREAGLEPLLDQLLSDPSLAPEDAAGAFLNPEHKIESASDALDGARQILIERAGEQADLVGELRDWYGACAQLETRVMKGKEQEGRKYQDYFEYSEPLVKAPSHRLLAILRGRNEGVLSLQLEPGNDPEQGHAQAIGRVAHHLGIADQGRPADRWLLDGCRLAWKARLQMNLQVELMVAARERAEAEAIRVFGDNLGDLLLAAPAGARTVLGLDPGLRTGIKAVVIDATGKLLDTATLYPLPPRNQRREATEVLGRLCRQHGVELIAIGNGTASRETDQFVAGALKDLQLRGIQSLVVSESGASVYSASELAAQEFPNLDVSLRGAVSIARRLQDPLAELVKIEPKAIGVGQYQHDVEQHRLAKALDAKVEDCVNAVGVHVNTASAALLARVAGLNATVAENIVAHRDQHGAFARRLDLKKVPRLGDKTFEQAAGFLRIADGKDPLDASAVHPEAYPVVKRILERLGKPVTEVIGQTSTLRALNAEEFTDERFGLPTVRDILKELEKPGRDPRPEFKTAKFTEGVETIGDLKPGMILEGTVSNVAAFGAFVDLGVHQDGLVHISAMSHQFVKDPRTVVKTGQVVKVKVMDVDLHRKRIALSLRLDDPLPGEEGSETRSEAPRKAGPRKPSQGQRKGQPTGQRESKDSPSREGSLAAAFAKARRGY
- a CDS encoding bifunctional serine/threonine-protein kinase/formylglycine-generating enzyme family protein; translation: MNQIGRYTILKRLGGGGFGEVFLGEDPQIGRQVAIKVFKPKDENLIAFATSSDEEGLEILRARFLNEAKILATLDEEPNIVNVLEYGETEDGAPYYVMPYLPGSLAEELGKDVFDVNALEELPEAQRPRALPLDRSIEVLEQLLTGLAAAHSKGLIHRDIKPSNLMFSESGQIRIVDFGIAKAPDGQHSTVSQLGIGSRNYMAPEQRESAKHVDARADIYSVGVVAYRMLTGKLPVGRFADPNVAVPQLGQAMNDVLLAFLAQVKAERPADAAAALARFQKAKASVGQAGSESDTGTWAGGGEAEVRDELKPLRARIAEVVGEHGRIPPHDREGLLALASIADLGETDLDRLIDEVVKADRTLAAKSRVVATLTQRIQARKGALDARAMESLDAAASAVGWDREKLQALMDELVSELGLGSQHSYADQRARLSNKNQDKASRPLPLRGVVAVLVVVLVLGAGGYGVVQWREGQISDAAAEEAWQLAQDEDTVEAYEDFIEVWPDSRAVRTARERLAALETEAVGATPQPGETFRDCPDCPEMVVIPAGEFTMGSPAGEADRQDNEGPQRQVDIAAFALAKTEVTVAEFRRFVEATGYRTDAERNAGGNEGCFAYQGGTDFGFTPDTSWRNPGFSQGEEHPATCLSWNDAQAYVTWLSEQTGEDYRLPSEAEQEYVLRAGSRTTFPWGGSADGACGHGNVLDRTAIRSTLSNWASIAVGCTDNQVFMAPVGSYRSNAFGLHDVTGNVLEWGADCWNESYRGAPSDGRAWMSGDCGRAVLRGGSWFILDQGLRSANRYGAPRDNRGSTGFRPARSVTL
- the hepT gene encoding type VII toxin-antitoxin system HepT family RNase toxin; translated protein: MDDVLINKSATIERCVARAREEFDGDPEQFAVNVTRQDAAILNIQRACEAALDLGHYLIRRDRLGVPQSSRDVFDVLAGSSVISPSLADAMKRMVGFRNIAVHEYQRLQIPIVIAIIEGHLEEFLDYSASLLKRG
- a CDS encoding LysM peptidoglycan-binding domain-containing protein — protein: MGVLALVFFLSACQLMENLRLNDEEEEAPAVAEVPAEPLAEREPPRALPPATMQQVIDFLDQGQLDEAETALLSIIDENPGSRLALRFLEQLQSDPVELMGEEFDTVVVQRGDSLSVIAQRELGDALQFFALARYNGIRSPRRMAPGIELKIPQSLRRTEAEPTVDEPVQADAAPTMMAEPEAAPIVAPGAGLTLAGTRLLEAGRAQQAIALLSAGASAGNLDSDGERVLVDAALVRAGELAEAQELQEASIMLDEVDAILSPAARPLLEPARRRLAAERLMLDGIEERRAGRLEPALALFQQAAELDPDNEALLSESRNVRDLLVAQLHDQALIHYRDQALDDAIELWQQVGELDPDFEPARVYLERALALRERLQELD
- the mntA gene encoding type VII toxin-antitoxin system MntA family adenylyltransferase antitoxin; protein product: MRNSDLIIERLQVELPGVIAIHAFGSRAAQQSRPDSDLDLAVLGERPFDARRLWAVASALASRLNMDVDLVDLRTASTVMQHQILTTGERLWAADSRADLFEATVLNDKFDLDVDRQALLERIHREGRVHGG
- a CDS encoding transglycosylase SLT domain-containing protein, which codes for MRRAAFIFLICLASPLWAQCTPERLARIEAAALEHDIEPAYAVAIARLSSDCRAHHQDAAGRLGVLGVRPELLGDHLDCPAASLFDPEHNVDAGLDLLARLLEQFGDWERALGVYRSGRQSMDARTRAWVQQVFRTSRWPSMPSGPVRAFRDPLDLDDFGPRSAHSAPHRHTPWSRPWRRIRH